In Nicotiana tabacum cultivar K326 chromosome 19, ASM71507v2, whole genome shotgun sequence, one DNA window encodes the following:
- the LOC107820784 gene encoding transcription factor bHLH94: protein MALEAVTQQQQYLYALLGTANWDGGSGSGSGFDYHNNEAFEYLENNQNVGEAQEYEDYSNWNLPPPLLVDSQNDFNQWGQNSSTYVLDHNFTIPDQLLQLESPVEMSSTTRPRRRRTRSKKNQEEVESQRMTHIAVERNRRKQMNEYLSVLRTLMPQSYVQRGDQASIVSGAINYVKELEQQLQFLSGQKHSNDEKLQNVMGGETSPFSEFFSIPQYSTTMTAATSENGGSGNEYYRNQQLAATADIEVTMVENHANLKIRSKRRPRLLPRIISGLESLRLSVLLLNVSKVDQFVLCSLSLKVEEDCKLSSVEDIAAVVNQILGRIHEEALLA from the exons ATGGCGCTAGAAgctgtaacacagcaacaacaatatctTTACGCCTTGCTCGGAACTGCAAACTGGGACGGTGGCTCTGGCTCTGGTTCTGGTTTTGATTATCACAACAATGAGGCTTTTGAATATCTTGAGAATAATCAAAATGTAGGAGAAGCACAAGAGTATGAGGACTACTCAAATTGGAACTTACCACCTCCATTATTGGTGGATTCACAGAATGATTTTAATCAATGGGGTCAGAATTCTTCCACTTATGTTTTAGACCATAATTTTACAATCCCAGATCAGCTGCTACAATTGGAGTCTCCAGTTGAAATGTCTAGTACAACTAGACCAAGAAGGAGAAGAACAAGAAGCAAGAAGAATCAAGAAGAGGTTGAGAGTCAAAGAATGACCCACATTGCCGTCGAAAGAAATCGTCGAAAACAGATGAATGAGTACCTCTCTGTCCTCCGAACTCTTATGCCTCAATCTTATGTCCAAAGG GGTGATCAAGCATCAATTGTTAGTGGTGCAATCAACTATGTGAAAGAGCTAGAGCAACAGCTGCAATTCCTCAGTGGTCAGAAGCATTCGAATgatgaaaaattacaaaatgtcaTGGGTGGTGAAACTTCTCCATTTTCTGAGTTCTTCAGCATTCCACAGTACTCCACAACTATGACTGCTGCTACTAGTGAAAATGGAGGTTCTGGGAATGAATATTATAGGAACCAGCAGCTAGCAGCAACCGCTGATATAGAGGTGACAATGGTGGAAAATCATGCAAATCTGAAAATAAGGTCAAAAAGGAGGCCAAGATTGCTTCCTAGAATAATTTCTGGTCTTGAAAGCCTTAGGCTAAGTGTTCTTCTTCTCAATGTTTCAAAAGTTGATCAGTTTGTCCTCTGTTCTCTCAGTTTGAAG GTAGAAGAAGACTGCAAGTTGAGTTCAGTGGAAGACATAGCAGCTGTTGTAAATCAGATTTTAGGTAGGATTCATGAAGAGGCTTTATTAGCTTGA